In one window of Kitasatospora sp. MMS16-BH015 DNA:
- a CDS encoding ABC transporter substrate-binding protein, with protein MSVDKRRPVLLAACAAALAMTVAACGSGAPAKAGGALTVWVDATRVAAAKQYQALHPEVKLDIVSYDGDANGSNYLQTKVQLFNRTGKGWPDVVFSSQNNEATWAVDAGFAAPLDKGLVPADTLAGFAKGANDVCTVDGTLYCLRNDLSQAVLWYNEPLMKQFGYTVPKTWEEYQKLGEKVAAEHPGYLVGDAGDSYTPEIYLWASKCEANHITGPKAVTVNTGGEGCTRMAALMDGLIKNRSMSVSGVFSTDFGKNQAAKVLLMPGPAWYGGAVFRDTLKTAPKTIGVAPIPQWQGDTAPATGNVGGGTWLLSKHSAHQKAATDFLTWVTTDNAYQGEKAPGFPAYAPAAENWLKAQAAAGYLVGDLGALKDASSQVWPGWGSGQFSQESVWAATVKPGLTQGQSIASLLPAWQDSIVKHAESFGYKVSS; from the coding sequence ATGAGCGTCGACAAGAGACGACCGGTGCTGTTGGCCGCCTGCGCGGCCGCCCTGGCCATGACCGTGGCCGCCTGCGGCAGTGGTGCTCCGGCCAAGGCGGGCGGGGCGCTGACGGTCTGGGTGGACGCGACCCGGGTGGCCGCCGCGAAGCAGTACCAGGCGCTGCACCCGGAGGTGAAGCTGGACATCGTCAGCTACGACGGCGACGCCAACGGGTCGAACTACCTCCAGACCAAGGTCCAGCTCTTCAACCGCACCGGCAAGGGCTGGCCCGACGTGGTCTTCAGCTCGCAGAACAACGAGGCCACCTGGGCGGTGGACGCCGGCTTCGCGGCCCCGCTCGACAAGGGCCTGGTCCCGGCCGACACCCTGGCCGGGTTCGCCAAGGGCGCCAACGACGTCTGCACCGTGGACGGCACCCTCTACTGCCTGCGCAACGACCTCTCGCAGGCGGTGCTCTGGTACAACGAGCCGCTGATGAAGCAGTTCGGCTACACCGTCCCGAAGACCTGGGAGGAGTACCAGAAGCTCGGGGAGAAGGTGGCCGCCGAGCACCCCGGCTACCTGGTGGGCGACGCCGGTGACTCCTACACTCCCGAGATCTACCTCTGGGCGAGCAAGTGCGAGGCCAACCACATCACCGGCCCCAAGGCCGTCACGGTGAACACCGGCGGCGAGGGCTGCACCAGGATGGCCGCCCTCATGGACGGGCTGATCAAGAACAGGTCGATGTCCGTCAGCGGCGTCTTCAGCACCGACTTCGGCAAGAACCAGGCCGCCAAGGTGCTGCTCATGCCCGGCCCGGCCTGGTACGGCGGGGCGGTGTTCCGGGACACCCTCAAGACCGCGCCGAAGACGATCGGCGTCGCTCCGATACCCCAGTGGCAGGGCGACACCGCGCCCGCCACCGGCAACGTCGGCGGCGGCACCTGGCTGCTCTCCAAGCACTCCGCCCACCAGAAGGCCGCCACCGACTTCCTGACCTGGGTCACCACTGACAACGCGTACCAGGGCGAGAAGGCCCCCGGCTTCCCGGCCTACGCGCCCGCCGCCGAGAACTGGCTGAAGGCGCAGGCCGCCGCCGGCTACCTGGTGGGCGACCTCGGCGCCCTCAAGGACGCCTCCTCGCAGGTGTGGCCCGGCTGGGGCTCGGGCCAGTTCAGCCAGGAGAGCGTCTGGGCCGCCACCGTCAAGCCCGGCCTGACGCAGGGCCAGAGCATCGCCTCCCTGCTGCCCGCCTGGCAGGACTCGATCGTCAAGCACGCCGAGTCGTTCGGCTACAAGGTCTCCTCGTGA
- a CDS encoding carbohydrate ABC transporter permease, which yields MTATASPVDPGRRRGGAGRSRAGLAFVAAYTLLLVAFGAVPTCYAIWFAFTDAGGGFTGFANFVTTARDFRFADSVGHVALYLVCWLLSLVVFVVGLALMLHRLSSGPVSRTLRFLYYIPGALAGAASVLVWLFMLDPTVSPVSALLGALGFDTFGQVIAPGNLPVLFTAIAFWTGAGGWIVVMYGALDNIPQDVMEAARIDGAGAWQTAWHVQIPMLRKWIVYMVILAFAGGAQLFVEPQLLSLASVGVAGRDYSLNQLTYDFAFQLNNVNGAAAVSMELLVVSLSAAGLFVARSGFFDAD from the coding sequence GTGACCGCGACCGCCTCCCCGGTCGACCCCGGCCGGCGCCGCGGTGGCGCTGGCCGGAGCCGGGCCGGCCTGGCCTTCGTGGCCGCCTACACGCTGCTGCTGGTCGCCTTCGGCGCCGTGCCGACCTGCTACGCGATCTGGTTCGCCTTCACCGACGCGGGCGGCGGCTTCACCGGCTTCGCCAACTTCGTCACCACGGCACGGGACTTCCGGTTCGCCGACTCGGTCGGCCACGTGGCCCTCTACCTGGTGTGCTGGCTGCTCTCGCTGGTGGTGTTCGTGGTGGGCCTGGCCCTGATGCTGCACCGCCTCTCCTCGGGGCCGGTCAGCCGGACACTGCGCTTCCTCTACTACATCCCCGGGGCGCTGGCCGGCGCCGCGAGCGTGCTGGTCTGGCTGTTCATGCTCGACCCGACGGTGAGCCCGGTCAGTGCGCTGCTCGGGGCCCTCGGCTTCGACACCTTCGGCCAGGTCATCGCCCCGGGCAACCTGCCGGTGCTGTTCACCGCCATCGCGTTCTGGACGGGCGCGGGCGGCTGGATCGTGGTGATGTACGGCGCGCTCGACAACATCCCGCAGGACGTCATGGAGGCCGCGCGGATCGACGGCGCGGGCGCCTGGCAGACCGCCTGGCACGTGCAGATCCCGATGCTGCGCAAGTGGATCGTCTACATGGTGATCCTGGCCTTCGCGGGCGGCGCCCAGCTCTTCGTCGAGCCGCAGCTGCTCTCGCTCGCCAGCGTGGGCGTGGCCGGGCGCGACTACTCGCTCAACCAGCTGACCTACGACTTCGCCTTCCAGCTGAACAACGTCAACGGCGCGGCCGCGGTCTCCATGGAGCTCCTGGTGGTCAGCCTGTCGGCCGCCGGTCTCTTCGTCGCACGGTCGGGGTTCTTCGATGCCGATTGA
- a CDS encoding carbohydrate ABC transporter permease, with protein sequence MPIETLARRAPQRLLTGAVLAAFAVFFVLPVLWLVLAATKTDQQLVHDQPLSFGSWQALADNWHALTAFQDGAILQWLGNSAVYAAISLVITLCVSVPAGYALAMTEFRGRRALLVATLVVMLMPSATLVVPLFLELNAASLIGTMWSIILPYAFYPFGVYLTYIYFSTAVPKDLLAAARMDGCSEFGVFRHLALPLATPVVALVGFFSFVANWTNYFLPYVMLPESDQLPVQVGVGNLLSSVPQFNPAAGDLAVERPQLALATLVAITPVLVVFLFAQRFLVSGMLAGATKE encoded by the coding sequence ATGCCGATTGAGACTCTCGCCCGCCGGGCGCCCCAGCGGCTGCTGACCGGCGCCGTCCTCGCCGCCTTCGCGGTGTTCTTCGTGCTGCCGGTGCTCTGGCTCGTCCTCGCGGCGACCAAGACCGACCAGCAGCTGGTGCACGACCAGCCGCTCTCCTTCGGCTCCTGGCAGGCGCTGGCGGACAACTGGCACGCGCTGACCGCCTTCCAGGACGGTGCGATCCTGCAGTGGCTCGGCAACTCGGCCGTCTACGCGGCGATCTCGCTGGTCATCACCCTCTGCGTGTCGGTCCCGGCCGGCTACGCGCTGGCGATGACCGAGTTCCGCGGCCGGCGGGCCCTGCTGGTCGCCACCCTGGTGGTGATGCTGATGCCGAGCGCCACGCTGGTGGTGCCGCTGTTCCTGGAGCTCAACGCGGCGAGCCTGATCGGCACCATGTGGTCGATCATCCTGCCGTACGCGTTCTACCCGTTCGGGGTGTACCTCACGTACATCTACTTCAGCACCGCCGTGCCCAAGGACCTGCTGGCGGCGGCGCGGATGGACGGCTGCTCCGAGTTCGGTGTGTTCCGCCACCTCGCCCTGCCGCTGGCCACCCCGGTCGTCGCGCTGGTCGGCTTCTTCAGCTTCGTCGCCAACTGGACCAACTACTTCCTGCCCTACGTGATGCTCCCCGAGAGCGACCAACTGCCCGTCCAGGTGGGTGTCGGCAACCTGCTCAGCAGCGTGCCGCAGTTCAACCCGGCCGCCGGCGACCTCGCGGTCGAGCGCCCGCAGCTCGCCCTCGCCACGCTCGTGGCCATCACCCCGGTGCTGGTCGTCTTCCTCTTCGCCCAGCGCTTCCTGGTCAGCGGGATGCTCGCCGGCGCCACCAAGGAATGA